One window from the genome of Rhizoctonia solani chromosome 15, complete sequence encodes:
- a CDS encoding protein-histidine kinase: MITTGYELLFISNLALFGGYLLDKTVAFTMGFPLGSRIASGREVLTPTSITLPRDVDYWTFRNNGKPFQSKDWVRLKRIADGNPNEQAIGAFGVGFYSLFSITDEPFVQSGNEWMGFYWRKGSEQLIARRGYIPPHLQDSEWTSFEMPLREPTPLPGSPLDIARFLATSLTFMVHLQSVSLYFDGKYLAQIEKTTGIPRKLDIPSGLKLTSPSGLMSTTRITSTSLYMKATLPRWTQSTAEISNSSKIDQSITSGPVGSRPVFPLKTILETSDASKRSCSWHAVKTVESVIQLLVFTAEFSVHLDNKLGAELERATKKKPPHASTYQLLFMGKDESDANKRDGAKGSEVSKSVFDGLQADIERAGHARVFIGHATSQTTGIGGHASAQFIPTVERESIDFINRDISSWNKELLYIGGLLARAVYEIELTYINELWPSIMNGTTTYWTNESDADNLLRLWLQNRSLHALQFFTVYPTKPSAVVETEFQAAFFDSGPIPNHPFPIISTLGVRSVAEVRNFNPRLVGLLKNTPMLLPEISTSNPLMLAAIQKRGMCMDISIQDVFKELIDRILDEQEVIVLLQWLAGLNCSRPNTGIQDLKEIYSRTKFFDLGKEGSRRNVISLISIKTFISHHPAIIPVDSPLPGHTLPPTISISLENLELDKLFGWTKLSVPDWISYLTCPEVQGNRNTDIGLNPRFAETVLGVIARAWPSMNQRDQKRIHLMLSNVSCIPTTAGLKIPKEVYLLSTHEFPNLSVLAMPSGTPVRGTFEKVMVALGVKQHVELEIVFSRITQDPNWTTAKLIKYLVDVQSSLSSDEKDLLKQSKLFTREGDKSQGGILFYSASELYEPIDILRNMGLPLLAWDSSVRWKPGSAANFLFELGLKRFPPLQVILPLIGTADLNKRRIVIEYFMKNYNAFYKHYRADFFKRLRFVPAIKGDGSALLSDPTMVYSNPKCASMGFNIVDPSLDQDLIFKLQIRKDPLVDALLVVLADSPPRNHDLARKSYEYLASRIGDFTVAQLTYIAITAFVPVQVHSHCISKDQDHSVQRMFKPSEVYFGNMEIQNDPCSGFFTYIDFGADAAKFLKVAGVKDQPNSSQICQAIISDPKRFKDAVGGYEHYLNYLKRIGTQIDLFRPEVIQKMRQSCMLVGKRKSSELSKGNTEESGEMGASDKKTDGDVQFELLTPEEVVIVDDIHTYAIFGHAVWSAPQEDDIETLYKTLGSRRLSSLVSRDYKITPSDKHKHSNKAEDIRLLLLERLPIFLQGYTDKDIYLTPEWLCRDSNLRVNMAHQIQLTRHLEDTLNPPVSQELSATAERDAARDTVTLWLSEELEIDSFEIANALCSVLLACPKINDSMLFTTILSADVKALRRRGLGVDSSYTRGKVEYAQPKLTRPRVENKSRDSGETELHAASSVPKPTDLTSITLQAGRTSPEPSTPAIDSVPQTNPNDNTEEVLPTLYSWSFPGAFGSTSNLNWINPAEPWWLGKTSPPHQEPLTSDQTAAHEPKYNVSLGIPPFLLARGGPSGSGPQPEFAWSLQSWFMYCSRRQIVMVMEPLEQGYCRFGDSIESFFFSGLVDGYRIYTTQDTLHPKQLLAQISDSVTRFGSLIVAPLRTVYGLLPSSVHIVYSNKAGLISLSHYDSCSLFLNFKYYKDWHERGDLQKTLTFWYFALAREIADNLRGPYTYSRDHEYEYSVRVLLEHHFSEFSALLARVKTTAQ, from the exons ATGATCACAACAGGCTATGAGCTTTTGTTCATTAGCAATTTAGCTCTCTTTGGGGGATACTTGCTGGACAAGACCGTTGCCTTTACAATGGGCTTTCCATTAGGTTCTCGAATTGCGTCGG GCCGAGAAGTCTTAACACCGACGAGTATCACATTGCCGCGAGAT GTTGACTACTGGACATTTCGAAATAACGGTAAACCTTTCCAAAGCAAAGACTGGGTCCGACTGAAGAGAATAG CCGATGGCAACCCTAATGAACAAGCAATTGGAGCATTTGGTGTTG GGTTTTATAGTCTGTTCTCGATCACGGATGAGCCCTTTGTCCAGAGCGGCAACGAATGGATGGGCTTTTACTGGCGCAAAGGCAGTGAGCAGCTAATTGCGAGACGGGGATATATCCCTCCGCACTTGCAAGATTCTGAATGGACCTCCTTCGAAATGCCTTTACGAGAACCTACCCCACTACCGGGCTCACCTTTGGATATTGCCCGGTTCTTGGCTACGAGTTTAACATTTATGGTACACCTCCAAAGTGTATCTCTTTACTTCGACGGAAAATACTTGGCTCAAATTGAGAAAACGACCGGTATTCCAAGAAAACTAGATATACCATCAGGATTGAAATTGACGAGCCCAAGTGGGTTAATGAGTACGACGAGGATAACATCTACTT CTCTTTACATGAAAGCCACGCTTCCTCGCTGGACACAAAGTACTGCAGAAATAAGCAATTCATCAAAGATTGATCAGAGTATTACGTCGGGCCCAGTCGGCTCACGCCCTGTCTTCCCCCTCAAGACTATCCTCGAAACCTCAGATGCGTCGAAACGTAGCTGCTCGTGGCATGCTGTCAAAACTGTTGAATCTGTTATTCAGCTACTAGTATTTACAGCTGAATTTTCGGTTCATTTGGACAATAAACTGGGTGCTGAACTAGAACGGGCGACAAAGAAAAAGCCTCCTCATGCTTCTACCTATCAACTATTATTC ATGGGCAAAGACGAAAGCGACGCAAACAAGAGGGATGGAGCAAAAGGCTCCGAAGTTAGCAAGAGCGTCTTTGATGGGTTGCAAGCTGATATAGAAAG GGCCGGTCACGCACGTGTATTTATT GGCCATGCAACTTCGCAAACTACTGGTATAGGAGGGCACGCCTCAGCACAATTTATCCCGACAGTGGAGAGGGAATCGATCGACTTTAT CAACCGAGATATTTCCTCATGGAACAAAGAGCTTTTGTACATTGGCGGTTTGCTTGCAAGAGCGGTATATGAAATTGAACTTACTTACATCAATGAACTCTGGCCTAGTATCATGAATGGTACCACTACATACTGGACCAACGAAAGCGACGCGGACAACCTTCTCCGGCTGTGGTTACAAAATCGCTCTTTGCACGCCCTCCAATTTTTTACGGTCTACCCCACTAAACCATCAGCCGTTGTTGAGACAGAATTCCAAGCTGCGTTCTTTGACTCGGGGCCAATACCTAACCACCCCTTCCCTATTATCTCGACTCTCGGGGTGAGGTCCGTGGCTGAAGTGAGGAACTTTAACCCTAGGCTTGTTGGGCTGCTGAAAAATACGCCTATGCTTCTCCCGGAGATTTCAACGAGCAACCCTCTAATGCTAGCTGCAATCCAGAAACGCGGGATGTGCATGGATATCAGTATACAAGACGTCTTTAAGGAACTCATAGATCGCATTTTGGATGAACAAGAAGTAATAGTACTGCTCCAATGGCTAGCCGGTTTGAATTGCAGCCGGCCAAACACAGGCATACAGGATCTCAAAGAGATTTATTCACGCACGAAGTTTTTCGATCTTGGAAAGGAAGGAAGTCGCCGAAACGTCATATCTCTGATCTCGATCAAAACATTTATCAGCCATCACCCTGCAATTATTCCTGTCGACAGTCCTTTACCGGGGCATACACTCCCCCCGACAATTAGTATATCTCTTGAAAATCTGGAGCTCGATAAGCTGTTTGGATGGACCAAACTCAGTGTGCCTGACTGGATCAGTTATCTTACGTGCCCTGAAGTTCAAGGAAACAGAAACACGGATATTGGTCTCAACCCCAGGTTTGCTGAAACTGTACTGGGAGTCATTGCACGCGCATGGCCGTCTATGAACCAAAGAGATCAAAAGCGCATCCATCTCATGCTCTCTAATGTCTCTTGCATTCCTACCACCGCCGGTCTTAAGATCCCGAAAGAGGTGTATCTTCTAAGTACGCATGAATTTCCAAATCTATCGGTCCTTGCCATGCCTAGCGGGACACCGGTTAGGGGTACTTTTGAGAAAGTCATGGTAGCTTTGGGGGTGAAGCAGCATGTTGAACTAGAAATCGTCTTCAGTCG AATAACCCAGGATCCCAACTGGACGACCGCTAAATTAATCAAATACCTTGTCGATGTTCAGAGTTCACTTTCTTCCGATGAAAAGGATTTATTGAAACAGAGCAAATTGTTCACGCGTGAGGGAGACAAAAGCCAAGGGGGGATTTTGTTTTATAGCGCTAGTGAACTGTATGAGCCCATTGATATCTTACGCAATATGGGGCTCCCATTGTTAGCATGGGATTCCAGTGTGAGGTGGAAACCGGGTTCAGCGG CCAATTTCCTCTTTGAATTGGGGCTCAAAAGGTTCCCTCCCTTACAGGTCATCCTTCCTCTTATTGGAACAGCAGATTTGAACAAACGCCGTATCGTAATTGAGTACTTTATGAAAAATTATAACGCCTTTTACAAGCATTATCGAGCGGACTTTTTCAAGCGTTTAAGATTTGTTCCAGCGATCAAAGGCGATGGAAGTGCCCTCTTAAGTGACCCTACAATG GTTTACTCAAATCCCAAATGTGCCAGCATGGGGTTTAATATCGTAGACCCCAGTTTGGACCAGGACCTAATCTTCAAACTACAGATTCGCAAGGACCCTTTGGTTGATGCTTTGCTTGTCGTGCTGGCTGATTCGCCTCCTCGTAACCATGATTTGGCACGAAAGTCTTACGAATACCTTGCTAGCCGTATCGGAG ACTTCACGGTTGCTCAACTCACCTATATTGCCATCACTGCATTTGTGCCGGTACAAGTGCACAGCCATTGTATTTCCAAAGACCAAGACCATTCTGTTCAACGAATGTTCAAGCCCAGCGAGGTTTATTTTGGAAACATGGAAATTCAGAACGACCCTTGTTCTGGCTTCTTCACCTATATTGACTTCGGGGCCGATGCGGCTAAATTTTTGAAGGTAGCTGGAGTCAAGGACCAGCCCAATAGCTCGCAGATCTGTCAGGCTATCATAAGCGACCCTAAGCGTTTTAAGGATGCTGTGGGGGGTTACGAACA TTACCTGAACTACTTGAAACGCATCGGAACACAAATAGATCTCTTCCGGCCTGAAGTTATTCAAAAAATGCGCCAGTCATGTATGCTAGTTGGGAAGAGAAAATCCTCCGAGCTCTCCAAAGGCAACACTGAAGAAAGTGGAGAGATGGGTGCAAGTGATAAGAAAACAGACGGTGACGTGCAATTTGAATTGTTGACTCCTGAAGAG GTCGTAATTGTTGACGATATACACACTTATGCTATATTTGGACATGCGGTATGGAGCGCGCCTCAAGAAGACGATATAGAGACGCTCTACAAAACCCTGGGCTCAAGACGCCTCAGTTCGTTGGTGTCCCGAGACTACAAGATCACTCCCTCAGATAAGCATAAGCATTCAAATAAAGCTGAAGATATTCGGTTGTTGTTACTCGAGCGTCTGCCCATATTCCTGCAAGGTTATACGGACAAAGATATATATCTTACCCCTGAATGGCTATGTCGGGATAGCAACCTACGG GTTAACATGGCCCACCAAATTCAACTAACACGCCATCTTGAAGACACTCTTAATCCCCCTGTTTCCCAAGAGCTTTCGGCCACGGCCGAGCGAGACGCAGCCCGGGATACGGTTACCCTATGGCTAAGTGAGGAGTTGGAGATCGATAGCTTCGA GATTGCAAACGCCTTGTGCAGCGTTCTTCTAGCTTGTCCTAAGATTAACGATAGCATGTTGTTCACGACCATATTATCCGCCGATGTAAAAGCTTTGAGGAGGCGAGGACTCGGCG TTGATAGTTCTTATACTCGCGGCAAAGTGGAATATGCACAGCCCAAGTTGACTCGGCCTCGAGTTGAAAACAAAAGCAGGGACTCTGGGGAGACCGAACTTCATGCGGCGTCAAGCGTCCCTAAACCAACAGACTTGACATCGATCACCTTGCAGGCCGGTCGCACATCTCCTGAGCCTTCCACTCCCGCGATAGATTCAGTGCCCCAAACTAACCCAAACGACAACACCGAGGAAGTACTCCCCACTCTATATTCATGGTCATTTCCCGGTGCCTTTGGTAGTACTAGTAACCTCAACTGGATCAACCCCGCGGAACCTTGGTGGCTAGGAAAGACATCACCACCACACCAAGAACCCCTTACTTCAGACCAGACCGCTGCACATGAGCCGAAATATAACGTTAGCCTCGGGATTCCACCCTTTTTATTAGCTCGCGGGGGTCCCTCAGGGAGTGGGCCGCAACCTGAATTCGCATGGTCACTGCAGAGCTGGTTCATGTATTGTAGTCGACGGCAAATAGTTATGGTTATGGAGCCACTGGAACAGGGGTACTGTCGTTTCGGCGATTCCATCGAAAGCTTTTTTTTCTCAG GACTAGTGGATGGTTACCGAATCTACACCACTCAAG ACACCTTGCATCCCAAACAGCTCTTGGCGCAAATATCTGATTCAGTCACTCGGTTTGGAAGTCTGATCGTGGCACCTCTACGGACTGTCTACGGCCTCTTGCCCTCGAGTGTACACATCGTATATAGCAATAAGGCAGGACTTATTTCGCTCAGCCATTACGATTCGTGTAGTCTTTTCCTAAACTTCAAATACTACAAG GATTGGCACGAACGAGGGGACTTGCAAAAAACGTTGACTTTTTGGTACTTTGCTCTTGCCCGAGAGATTGCT GATAACTTGAGGGGCCCATATACATATTCCCGTGATCACGAATACGAATATAGTGTTAGAGTTCTATTGGAGCACCATTTTTCCGAGTTTTCTGCACTTCTTGCTCGTGTCAAAACTACTGCCCAGTGA
- a CDS encoding COBW/P47K family protein, protein MKDTPSERTNGESRLALRESIKQANDGRMPVTLLSGFLGAGKTTLLEHILNSKDHGLKCGVIVNDMSSLNIDAQTVSNHKLTQSDEKLVQMQNGCICCTLREDLLEEVANIAASGDLDYLLIESTGISEPMQVAETFTYEFAEHVADASDTLPQGRMAEILKAGGLPKIARLDTCVTVVDAVNVLNDFQTTDFITDRPREAGNGEVDPQDERNVTDLLVDQLEFADVILVNKTDIADKKTVGKVLSLIKTLNPRAKVISTVRCQVDLEDILNTRRFSFEEAVTGAGWLQSLQESMPRITANGSTKNIPKPETEEYGISNFVYRRRRPFHPERLWKIIGDKFVVIQNEYEGLNKDESEGSDVSMDESEDSGDESEDAEAQPQLDPAARLAAKRADPALAPVMRSKGFCWLATRNTLWGEWSQAGVMFTLSGGQNWFISQPEEMWADGNLEVVKAIRQDFAGEWGDRRQEIVFIGGGEAAMNQVKVEKLLDTALLNDKEWVQWQKIMKSKRLNEEEKEEKLLDLFKDGFEDWIDPLNPPEAIMEPESSHHGHSHASSQRH, encoded by the exons ATGAAGGATACTCCATCTGAACGAACGAATGGGGAGTCAAGGTTGGCGCTCAGAGAGTCTATCAAGCAAGCCAACGATGGTCGCATGCCTGTAACCCTACTCAGTGGATTCCTAGGAGCCGGAAAAACGACTTTGCTGGAGCATATTCTCAACAGCAAGGATCATGGCTTAAAGTGCGGAGTGATTGTAAATGACATGTCTT CTCTGAATATCGATGCCCAAACGGTATCGAATCACAAGCTGACCCAGTCAGACGAGAAACTCGTTCAAATGCAAAATGGATG TATATGCTGTACATTGCGCGAGGACCTGCTGGAAGAGGTTGCTAATATTGCCGCCTCGGGCGACCTTGACTACCTTCTCATCGAGAGCACGGGTATTTCGGAGCCGATGCAGGTCGCTGAGACATTTACCTACGAATTCGCGGAGCACGTTGCGGATGCGAGTGATACACTTCCCCAAGGACGAATGGCAGAGATTTTAAAGGCAGGCGGACTGCCAAAGATC GCGCGGCTCGACACATGTGTGACCGTGGTGGATGCGGTCAACGTGCTCAATGACTTTCAGACCACAGATTTTATTACCG ATCGCCCAAGAGAGGCAGGAAACGGCGAAGTAGACCCACAGGATGAACGGAATGTCACTGACCT TCTCGTCGATCAACTTGAATTCGCCGACGTCATATTAGTAAACAAAACTGACATCGCCGATAAAAAGACAGTTGGAAAGGTTCTCAGCCTGATCAAAACACTCAACCCTCGAGCCAAAGTCATCTCAACCGTACGATGCCAGGTAGATCTCGAAGACATCTTGAATACACGGCGTTTCTCTTTCGAGGAAGCTGTAACAGGTGCGGGTTGGCTGCAGAGTCTTCAGGAGTCCATGCCGCGAATAACCGCGAATGGTTCGACTAAAAATATCCCTAAACCGGAAACCGAAGAGTATGG catttCCAACTTTGTATACCGGCGTCGTCGACCATTCCACCCAGAGCGGCTTTGGAAAATCATTGGCGACAAATTTGTCGTGATTCAGAATGAATATGAAGGGCTGAACAAGGATGAGTCTGAAGGAAGTGATGTCAGCATGGACGAATCGGAGGACTCGGGCGACGAAAGTGAAGACGCAGAGGCGCAGCCCCAGCTTGACCCTGCTGCCCGACTTGCGGCAAAGCGTGCTGATCCAGCGCTTGCCCCAGTAATGCGTTCCAAAGGTTTCTGCTGGCTCGCAACTCGGAACACACTGTGGGG AGAATGGAGCCAAGCAGGAGTTATGTTTACGTTGTCTGGTGGACAGAACTGGTTCATCTCGCAACCTGAGGAG ATGTGGGCGGATGGAAACCTGGAAGTTGTCAAGGCGATTAGGCAGGATTTTGCTGGCGAGTGGGGTGATCGACGGCAGGAAATTG TATTCATTGGAGGAGGTGAGGCTGCCATGAATCAAGTGAAAGTCGAGAAATTATTAGACACTGCATTGCTGAACGACAAGGAATGGGTGCAATGGCAGAAG ATTATGAAATCCAAAAGATTGaatgaagaagaaaaagaagagaaaTTACTTGATTTGTTTAAAGATGGCT TTGAAGATTGGATTGATCCTTTGAACCCACCCGAAGCGATCATGGAGCCGGAATCTTCCCATCACGGTCACAGTCACGCTTCAAGTCAACGTCACTAA